One genomic region from Molothrus aeneus isolate 106 chromosome 24, BPBGC_Maene_1.0, whole genome shotgun sequence encodes:
- the MDFI gene encoding myoD family inhibitor — protein MVPKKEKPLEGDKSPKRLEGDKSPKRLEGDKSPKRLEGDKPSKALEGDKSPKALEGDKPPKKEKALEGDKPPAVLTKSPRAELCGAPEAVTCQPQVGSPLQSPGPCTQLLPNGEAGNGICRAVPKPPRKLQPHHSINSQGSKKSKGSSKSPSSHIPIEAQEDCCVHCILSCLFCEFLTLCNIVLDCATCGSCTSEDSCICCCCCNSGECADCDLPCDMDCGIIDACCESADCLEICMECCGLCFSS, from the exons ATGGTGCCAAAGAAGGAGAAACCCCTGGAAGGTGACAAATCCCCGAAACGCCTGGAAGGTGACAAATCCCCAAAACGCCTGGAAGGTGACAAATCCCCAAAACGCCTGGAAGGTGACAAACCCTCGAAAGCCCTGGAAGGTGACAAATCCCCGAAAGCCCTGGAAGGTGACAAACCCCCAAAGAAGGAGAAAGCTCTGGAAGGTGACAAACCCCCGGCAGTGCTGACAAAAAGCCCCCGGGCCGAGCTCTGCGGTGCTCCTGAAGCTGTGACAT GCCAGCCCCAGGTGGGGTCACCCCTGCAGTCCCCAGGTCCCTGCACGCAGCTGCTGCCCAACGGGGAGGCGGGGAACGGGATCTGCCGGGCTGTGCCAAAACCACCCCGCAAGCTGCAGCCACACCACTCCATCAACAGCCAGGGCAGCAAGAAGAGCAAGGGCAGCTCCAAGTCACCCTCTTCCCACATCCCCATTGAGGCGCAGGAAG ATTGCTGCGTCCACTGCatcctctcctgcctcttctGCGAGTTCCTGACCCTGTGCAACATCGTGCTGGACTGTGCCACCTGTGGCTCCTGCACCTCGGAGGATTcctgcatctgctgctgctgctgcaactCGGGCGAGTGCGCGGACTGCGACCTGCCCTGCGACATGGACTGCGGCATCATCGACGCCTGCTGCGAGTCTGCCGACTGCCTGGAGATCTGCATGGAGTGCTGCGggctctgcttctcctcctgA